DNA sequence from the Streptomyces cinnabarinus genome:
TCGGTGAGCCAGGCGTCCGGGATCTCCGCCGTGACTTCCGTCAGCAGGTCCTCGGTGACGAGGGGGGCCAACTCCGCTGCCGCCGCTGCCAGATCGGGCCCGAAGGGCGTCAGCGCGTGGTCCGAGGCGTCGTAGGGGCGCGCCGAAGACGCCTCCGCGCCGGGCCAGTTGTGGTGCCAGATCATGGTCGCGCCGTGGTCGATGAGCCACAACTCCCCCCGCCACATCAGCAGGTTGGGGTTGCGCCAGGAGCGGTCGACGTTGTTGACGAGCGCGTCGAACCAGAGGATCCGCCCGGCCTCCTCGGGGCTCACCGTGAACGCCAGCGGGTCGAAGCCGAGCGCGCCGGACAGGAAGTCCATGCCCAGGTTGGTCCCCCCGCTGGCCCTGAGCAGCTCCTGCACCTGCTGCTCGGGTTCGCCGAGACCCAGCACCGGATCGAGCTCGACCGTGACCAGCCGGGGCATCCGGAATCCCAGCCGGCGGGCGAGTTCCCCGCACACCACCTCGGCGACCAGCGTCTTGC
Encoded proteins:
- a CDS encoding HipA family kinase, encoding MLKEVIATRFITPLREGGSLPGLVEADDFGTYVLKFRGAGQGRKTLVAEVVCGELARRLGFRMPRLVTVELDPVLGLGEPEQQVQELLRASGGTNLGMDFLSGALGFDPLAFTVSPEEAGRILWFDALVNNVDRSWRNPNLLMWRGELWLIDHGATMIWHHNWPGAEASSARPYDASDHALTPFGPDLAAAAAELAPLVTEDLLTEVTAEIPDAWLTDEPGFDTPDDLRRAYARPLLARAAVIHERIEGTQ